A single genomic interval of Romboutsia ilealis harbors:
- a CDS encoding BMP family lipoprotein, with amino-acid sequence MKLKKIVSLAMSVVLSISLLIGCSGKNKDDSDNASNEKAILKIGMITDVAGVNDQSFNQSAWEGLQKAKEELGVEVTYLESKQDSDYATNIETFVDEDVDLILGVGAKLASAIEEGAGLYPNQKFAIVDEELPSDIKNVKSILFNSQEAAYLVGLIAGKMTKTNNVGFIGGMEIPVIDTFKYGYMAGVKNANSNVQIQDQFANSFTDQAKGKAIANQMYGQGADIIFIAGGDVGTGAIEAAKEKNKYAIGVDRDQSDLAPKNVLTSAIKRVDVGVYETVKNLVDGNFEGGTTTVYGLDQDAIGIAPTTKNLVPKDILDYVNEEIEKLKKGDIKVPKDKSEYNAIMK; translated from the coding sequence ATGAAATTAAAGAAAATAGTATCGCTAGCAATGTCAGTAGTACTATCAATATCTTTATTAATAGGATGTTCGGGTAAAAATAAAGATGATTCGGATAATGCAAGTAATGAAAAAGCTATATTAAAAATAGGTATGATAACTGATGTAGCCGGTGTAAATGATCAAAGTTTTAACCAAAGTGCATGGGAAGGACTTCAAAAAGCTAAAGAAGAATTAGGAGTAGAAGTTACATATTTAGAATCAAAACAAGACTCAGATTATGCTACTAATATAGAAACATTTGTAGATGAAGATGTAGACTTAATATTAGGAGTTGGTGCGAAATTAGCTTCAGCTATAGAAGAAGGAGCCGGATTATATCCAAATCAAAAGTTTGCTATCGTAGATGAAGAGTTACCAAGTGATATAAAAAATGTAAAATCTATATTATTTAATTCTCAGGAAGCTGCATATTTAGTAGGATTAATAGCTGGTAAAATGACTAAAACTAATAATGTAGGATTTATAGGTGGAATGGAGATACCAGTTATAGATACTTTCAAATACGGATATATGGCTGGAGTAAAAAATGCTAATTCTAATGTACAAATACAAGATCAATTTGCAAACTCATTTACAGATCAAGCAAAGGGAAAAGCAATAGCAAATCAAATGTATGGTCAGGGCGCAGATATAATATTTATTGCAGGTGGAGATGTTGGAACCGGAGCAATAGAAGCGGCTAAAGAAAAAAATAAGTATGCAATAGGCGTGGATAGAGATCAAAGTGATTTAGCACCAAAAAATGTTTTAACATCAGCTATAAAAAGAGTAGATGTTGGTGTTTATGAAACAGTTAAAAATCTAGTTGATGGAAATTTTGAAGGTGGAACAACTACTGTGTATGGCTTAGATCAAGATGCTATAGGGATAGCTCCTACTACTAAAAATTTAGTCCCAAAAGATATATTAGATTATGTGAATGAAGAAATTGAGAAGCTAAAAAAGGGTGACATAAAAGTACCTAAAGATAAATCAGAATATAATGCTATTATGAAATAG
- a CDS encoding spore coat protein yields the protein MINLSIKERMLLEDEKSHEQLCVDKYNEYSNKAYCPELKNLFSQLSQKEQQHLDSINQLLNGIVPNINQQQDSPQGSQQNSYNQQSINQQFINQSPINLGSNTYNEHDKMLCNDSLSTEKFISATYNTAIFEFRDKNVRQVLNHIQKEEQEHGEKIYNYMASHGMYQVQ from the coding sequence ATGATTAACTTAAGTATAAAAGAAAGAATGTTATTAGAAGATGAAAAATCTCATGAGCAACTATGTGTTGACAAGTATAATGAGTATTCAAATAAAGCATACTGCCCAGAGCTTAAAAACTTATTTTCTCAACTTTCTCAAAAAGAACAACAACATCTAGATTCTATCAATCAATTACTAAATGGAATAGTTCCAAATATAAACCAACAACAAGACTCTCCACAAGGAAGTCAACAAAATAGTTATAATCAACAGTCGATAAATCAACAATTTATAAATCAATCTCCTATAAATTTAGGATCTAACACTTATAACGAACATGATAAAATGCTTTGTAATGATTCACTATCTACTGAAAAATTTATATCCGCTACATATAATACTGCTATATTCGAATTTAGAGATAAAAATGTAAGACAGGTATTAAATCATATTCAAAAAGAAGAGCAAGAACATGGAGAAAAAATCTATAATTATATGGCTAGTCATGGTATGTATCAAGTTCAATAA